The Fibrobacter sp. UWB5 genome segment CGCCCGCATTTGGCCTTGTGGCGAGCAAGACATCGGTGATTGTGTGGCCTGTGGCGCTTGCGGTGTTTGTGGGCTGCCTTTTGCTATGCGTGTGTTTGCTCGATTATGTGACGCGGAAAAAGTTACATAATGCTTTTGCGACCGAGCGAATCAAGGACATTTTGCACCAGGTGGAGGTTATGGCAGAACTCCGCCGCAAGCTCCGTAAGGAACGCCGCCGTGAACGCCGTAAAAACAAGCTGAAACAAGCGCGAATCAAACGAAAGCTGGACCGGCATTAAATAGAGGACTGTGTCTTTTTCTACATTTGGTCTCATGGCAAAGAAGAAAAAGGTATGGAAATCTCCTGCCATGGCACAGGCCATGCGCAGCAAAGAAGACAAACTCCGTGAAACGCTTACGCAGATTGTGAGCGGACAGAGCAGACTTTTACACCGCCCCGAAGACTTGTACGAGGCAATTGCAAACGGCATTGACGATATCGAAAACTTCAAGAATCCGAAAGACCAGCTGGAACTTTTGGCCTGGACGTTGCGTGCCGACTTTATTTCGTTCAAGGCTGACACCGACGAAGAAAAGGAATACTGGGACAACCTCTTTTACGATGCCGGAACGTTCTTTGTGGAACTCGCATCGCAGTATACCGACAAGGATTATGTTGCAGACTTGGTTCATGACCTTGCCATGCGCCATGTAGGTGGCGAAGGCCGCTCGGTGGTGTTCTTGAGTGTCGAAGAAATTTTGCCAAAGGAACGTGCGCAGGCTTTGCTCGAAGAACTGATCAACAAGGTTACCGAAGTCGATCAGGGCAACCGCGAAGATATTCTGGATGCCATTTGCGATATGGCTGATTCTATCAAGGATGCCGCGAACTTTGCGAAAGCCGCCCTCCTTAAGGACCCGGACAAGAGCAACGCCACGCTTATTGATATTGCTAATGCCCAGTTTATGGCAGGGAATATTGAGCTTGCCAAGCAGTGGCTCGGCGATGTCCGCAACCCCGGCTCCGAAGACGAAGAAGCGTACCTGGATTTGCAGGCCGCCATTGCCGACAAGGAAGGCCGCAAGTCCGATTGCATCAAGATTGCACGCACACTGTACGAGACATTCCCGAAGGTGATGAACCTCGGACGTTTGGCAGCCTTCTTGCCTGATGCCGAAGCCGATCGCGTGCTCAAGGAACATGAACAGTTCCGTAACGGCAATACGGCGAATCTTGAATTTATGCAGTTGCTCGCCGGCATGAAGCGTTACAACCAGCTTTCGGGCTACGTGGACCGCTTTGAAAAGGACTTGACGACGCTCGATGCCGAAGAACTGACGGACCTTGCCGATGCAATCGAAAAGGACGGCCAGAAGGCTCTTGCAGACCACATCCGCGACTGGATTGTGGAAGAACCCGAAGAAGCTCAGGCCTTTGATAACAAGGATTAAGTTCTGATGGCGAATTTTGGTCATGTTTACTTGATTGGTGCAGGTCCTGGCGATCCGGGGCTCTTGACGATTCGCGGAAAAGAAATTCTGGAACGCGCCGACGTGGTGGTGTACGACCGCCTGGTTTCTCCGGCGGTTCTGGGAATGTGCAATTCAAAGGCGAAGATGGTCGACGTGGGCAAAATGCCGACACACCACAAGGTGAAACAGTCCGAAATCAATAAACTCCTGGTGCAGTATGCGCAGGAGTACCCGCAGGGCATTATTGCTCGCTTGAAGGGTGGCGATCCGTTCGTGTTCGGGCGTGGCGGCGAAGAAGCGTTGGAACTGGTGGATGCAGGCGTGGAATTCGAAGTCGTGCCGGGCATTACCTCGGCAATTTCCGTGCCGGCTTACGCGGGCATTCCCGTGAGCCACCGCGGCATCGCGACGAGTTTCCATATCATTACCGGGCACGAAAAAGCCGAATCGAACGGAGAACTTTCGCTCGATTTTGAAAATCTCGCGAAGTGCCAGGGCACTCTCATCTTCTTGATGGGCATTGCCAATATGGACTTTATCGCCAAGCGCCTTATGGAATGTGGCAAGGCCCCTAAAACTCCGCTTGCTTTTATCGAAAAGGGAACCACGCCGTACCAGCGTACGGTCATGGCGACGCTTGAAACGGCGGGGGAGACGATTGTTCGCGAAAATGTGACGGCTCCCGCGATTACGATTATGGGCGGTGTCGTTGAACTGGGTAAGACTCTTGCCTGGAAAAAGAATTTGCCGCTTTCGGGCAAGCGCCTGGTGGTGACTCGCGCTGCCAAGCAGGCTAGCGGAATTACCGCCCGCCTTACGGCCCTCGGTGCCGAAGTCATCGAGACTCCGATGATTGAAACGCGAGCGGTTGAGGGCTCGTTCAATTGGGCGGACCTTGCGAACTTTGACGTACTCGCCTTCACAAGTACGAACGGCGTCGAATCTTTCTTTACGCAGTTGCTCGCTTCGGGCAATGACATTCGCGTTCTTGCTGGCAAGAAGATTGCAAGCGTGGGCAAAATTACCGAAAAGAAATTGCTTGAATATGGCATCCGCTGCGATTACGTGCCCGAAGACCATACCGGCGAAGGCCTCGGAAAACTGTTGGTCTCACACGTCATTGCGAGCGAGCAAGGCGAGCGTGGCAATCTTATTGACGAATCCCGCATCCTTCTCTTACAGGGCAATCTCGCTGATGACACCCTGCTGAAACTTTTACCGCAGGCAACGCGCTGGGTTGTTTACGAAACGCTCCCGGTGGCTGAACTCCCTGAATGGAAACGCGAAGCCGTTGAATCCGCCGATGCAATCGTCTTCGCCAGCACTAGCGCCGTTGAGAACTACGTTAAGATGACGGATGCGCGACCTCGCACCTCGTTCTGCATTGGTCGCATGACAGAATCCGCCGCCCGCAAGCATGGTTTTGGAACCGTCACCTCCGACGAAACCACCATGGATTCCCTCGTCAAGAAAATCGCGGAATATTACGCAGGGGGGCGTGCATAATGAAGGCAATCCTGATTATCGCGCATCACTGCATTTTGCCGGGGGCCTACAAGGGCTTCGAAGAAATCATGGATAAACTGCACCATGATTTGCCCGGTACGCGCGTGGCAAGTACGAGCCTGTTGGATTTGGAAAATGACTTGCGCACGCTCTTACGCGAAGATGTTGAATCGGTGACGCTTTTACCGTACTTGCTGCTGAATGGTCAGCATACCAAGAATGATGTGCCCAAGGTCGTGGCACACCTGCAGGCGGAATTCCCGCAGATTCCGATTACGCTTTTGCCTTGTCTTGGCGACTGGAAAGAATTTGCCGACATGGTTGTGGATGGTATTCGTTCTGCCCAGAAGAAAACTGAACCCGTCATTGCGAGCGAAGCGATATACAAGACTAGGGACTTTAGTCCCTTAGTCGCGTTAGATTCGCAGGAGCAGCAATCTACGCCATCACAGAATCGATCCCTTTTTTCCATCGAACTGAATCTCGAAGGCAAGAATGTTCTCGTGGTGGGCGGTGGCCGCATTGCCCTTCGCAAGGTGAAAACACTTTTGCCCACGGGTGCCCGCATTACCGTAGTCGCCCCGCAGTTCGATCCGGAATTTGCTGCGATACCGTCTCTCGTCTTGAAAAATCGTCCCTACGAGCCGCTTGACCTCCGCGGAATCTTTATGGTCTTCATTTGCACCGATCAGCCTGCGGTCAATGCCCAGGTCAGTAACGATGCCCGTGCTCGCCGTATCTTGGTCAATAACGCCTGCGACTACCTTGACGGCGACTTTATCGTGCCCGCCCGTATGGATTTCGGTGAAAATATCGCCGTAACGGTCTCTACACAGGGCCGCGCCCCCTCGCTCGCCAAAAAACTTAAACAGAAAATTCAAACGGATTGGGCCGAAGAACTTTCGCAAATTGAGCGAAATTTCGACAAATAAGGCGATTCCTTTCTAAACCATTCGTGATTGATATCACCCCTATTCCGAGTTGGAATAGGGGTTGGCGTTCTTTTTCTCCAACAAAAGTATAGTTTTTTAAACAAAATTATAACAAGGAGCAAAATATGAAAAAGTCACTGTTCTTAGCCATGGCTATCTCCATGGGTTTACTGGTTGGCTGCGGCGACAGCTCTTCCGAAAATTCCAATCCTGTCGGAGGCAATGGTGATAGCTCCATCGTCAAAGATGGTGACGTTTCCCTTACGGCGTTTTTCCCTGCGGAACTTAATGCGAGCGATGTGGTGGCATGGTATGCAACCGATGTCGAGACCGAAAGTCGAGAAGGAGTGGCGCTGACTTATGTGTCTGCGGTATACTTGTTTAAGGACGGCTCCTTTATTGTGACAGAAAGTCAATTGAGAGATTCTAAAGGCTACCATAAGGGTGTCGTTGCTGAAGGTGGATGGTCCGGCTCCGATTACAGCAATGGAATCATTGAAATCACGATGAATGGCAATAAACTTCCGCTCGAAATCAAGAATGGAAAGTTCTCGATCAATCCTGATGGCGAGGGGGAAATGCACTACACTCTCATGAAATCGGACGTGCCGAAGGCCAGTAATGGCGGAAGCAGTGTAGAAGACAATAGCCAAGTCGTGGAAGAAAGCCGCAACGGCACTGAAGAACAGCTTGAAAAAGCGAAGTTGCTTATTCAGGGTTCCGGAGCAGAAGCTGCGGAGGGAATTGCCTTTGAAATTGCTGAACCGGAATGGGAACAAGTTGGCGTAGTGTATAAGGCTGTTTATACAATTACGGTAGCTTGGGATGACGAAAAATTCGCAATTGACGATTCTGAAAATGCGATAGGAATCGGCCAGTACCCGGTACACGCCATTGGTGTGCAGGAAGAGTCCTTGCCGCGTGATTGGAATAATAACGAGTGGGATCTTCTGAATATCTCTCGTGGAGAAAAATCGGTAACGGTAACCATTTCTCAGAAGATTGATAACCTGAAAATTGCTCGCGCTTATGTTGTCGGTCAGTATAAGGGAAAACTCTTGACGTTGTACAGCAAGGCTTTCTTCATTATTCCTCCGGGAACCGAAGTTGAGGGCTATACCTCTTCTCCTGCATCTTCGGGTGATGATGTCGGTTCTGATATTGAGGTTCCTGAAAACAAGGATGATCATCTGCCGGAAACTGTAGATGCGCAGGATGCAGAAACTGTTGAAGTGACTCCGTTCTTCCCGACAGGCTACAATGCCGAAGATGTGGTTGCATGGTATGCGAGTGGCTTGGATACGCTTGTGGAATCGAGCCAAACCAAAATTATGGTGATTGCGGTTTACCTGCTTAAAGACGGATCCTATGTGGTGACAGAAAGCAAGGTGAAATATAAAACGGACCGCACCGTCATTGAAAAGGAAGTTTCAACTACAGGAACTTGGAGCGGCTCTGGTGAAGATTACCGGAATGGAAACTTTGAAATGACTGTCGAAGACATGGTTATGCCGATTGAAATCGTGGACGGCTCCTTTGTAATCGAAGGGGAGGAATCGCCGATGGCATTCTCGCTGATGACATCGGATGTGCCGGAGCCTAGCGAACCTTCTAAAATTGAAAAATAGACTCTGATTAAAAATGAATCCAGCCTCCGGGCTGGATTTTTCTATTATTGGGACATGATTATACGTCCACGTCGCTTACGCAAGAATGCAACAATCCGCAACATGGTGGCAGAAACCGCCGTGAATCCCGATTCTCTCGTTTACCCGATGTTCGTGGTCGAAGGGGAGAATGTCAAAGAAGAAATTCCTTCGATGCCGAACCAATATCGTTTTAGCATCGATGAAATCCTGAAGGAACTGGAAAGCTGTGTGGCGTTGGGCGTCAAGTCCATCTTGCTTTTTGGCATTCCCAGCTACAAGGATGAAATGGCATCGTCCGCTTACGACGATGATGGAATCGTGCAGCGTGCGGTTCGCTCCATTAAGGCGAAGTTCCCCGAACTGTACGTGATTACCGACGTTTGCCTTTGCGAATACATGAGCCATGGTCATTGCGGGATTGTCAAGGAAGATGGCGATGTGGATAACGACCCGACGCTTGAACTTTTGGCAAAGACGGCGCTTTCCCATGCCGAAGCCGGTGCCGACATGGTTGCCCCCTCTGACATGATGGATGGCCGCGTGGCGGCGATTCGCGAAAAGTTGGACGCGAATGGTTTTACGAATTTGCCGATTATGGCCTATAGTGCCAAGTTCGCGAGTGCTTACTACGGTCCGTTCCGCGATGCGGCTGACTCTGCACCACATTTTGGTGACCGCAAGAGCTACCAGATGGATGTTCGCAATGGTCGCGAAGCCTTGCACGAAGTGGAACTTGATTTGGAAGAAGGTGCCGATATCGTGATGGTCAAGCCTGGGCTTGCTTTCCTCGATGTTTTGCGCGAAACGGCTGAATTGAGCAATGTGCCGGTGGCTGTGTACAATGTGAGTGGCGAGTATTCCATGGTGAAGGCTGCTGCCCAAAACGGTTGGATCAACGAAGATGCGATTATCCGTGAAAACTTGATCGCCTTCAAGCGTGCCGGTGCCGATATCATTATCACTTACCATGCTAAAGAAGCTCTTGAAAAAGGGTTGCTGAAATGAATCATTCGTTGAGCGAAAAGCTTTTTGCCGAAGCCAAGACTTTGATGCCGGGTGGCGTGAATAGCCCGGTGCGTGCCTATAGCAATGTGGGGGCGACGCCTCCGTTTATCAAGCGTGCCAAGGGTAGCCACATTTACGATGTGGACGGTAATGACTATATCGATTACGTGGGCAGTTGGGGCCCGATGCTTTTGGGACATGCTCACGATGCCGTCATCAAGGCGGTGGCCGATACGGCCCAGAATGGCCTTAGTTTTGGCGCACCTTGCGGACTGGAATCGGAACTTGCGAAGCTCGTGATGGAACTTGTTCCGAGTGTCGAGATGATTCGCATGGTGAACAGCGGCACCGAAGCCACCATGAGTGCGATTCGTGCGGCGCGTGGTTTCACGGGCCGCGACAAGATTGTCAAGTTTGAAGGTTGTTACCACGGCCATAGCGATAGCTTGCTGATTAAGGCGGGCTCGGGGATGCTTACCACCGGTAAGCCGAGCAGCAAAGGCGTGCCGGCGGACCTCGCTAAATATACGCTGACGCTGCAATACAATGACGTGGCCGGCGTCCACGAATTGTTCGATAAGATTGGCGACGAAATTGCAGGCGTCATTGTAGAACCCGTGGCCGGCAATATGGGCGTGGTGCCCGCAAAGCCGGAATTCTTGAAGGCTCTCTCCGAAGAAACCAAGAAGCATGGCGCACTCTTGATTGTAGACGAAGTCATGACGGGTTTCCGCGTCGGCATTCACTGCGCGCAGGGCTTGTACGGAATCAAACCGGATCTGACCACTTTCGGTAAGATTATCGGCGGCGGCATGCCGGTGGGCGCTTATGGTGGTCGCTTGGATGTCATGCAGCAGATTGCGCCGCTCGGCGGAATTTACCAGGCGGGAACCTTGTCAGGTAACCCGGTGGCGATGGCGGCAGGGCTCGCCACGATGCGCGAATTGAATTCGCACCCCGAATATTATGTCCGAGCCGAAAATAGCACCAAGAAGTTGATTACAGGCCTGCAGGAAGCGGCAAAGTCGGCTGGAATTCCGCTGGCTACAAATCAGGTGGGCTCCATGGGCTGTATCTTCTTTACCGAAGGTCCCGTCACCTGCTTTGCCGATGTGCAAAAGTCCGACTTGGAACTGTTCCGCAGGTATTTCCTCGGCATGCTTGACGAAGGTATTTACCTTGCCCCGAGCCAGTTTGAGGCGATTTTTGTGAGTGCGGCCCATACCGAATCGGATATCGACCGTACCATTGATGCTGCCCGCAAGGTTTTCAAGTCGCTATAATTTCTATTTTTGGACTTCGAAAAATTGAGGATTTAAATGATTGTATCTTGGATGACTACCAACAAGTGTAACCTGACCTGTAAGCACTGCTATCAGGACGCAGGCGAGAACAAGGCTGCCGAACTCACGACTGCCGAGGCCATGAAGTTGATTGACGAAATCGCGAAGGCGGGGTTCAAGATTATGATCTTTAGCGGCGGCGAACCGATGACCCGCCCCGACATTGTGGACCTGGTTGCCCATGCCTCGAGCAAGGGACTGCGCCCGGTGTTCGGTACCAACGGCACGCTCATCACGCATGACTTGGCTTTCAAGCTGAAGGCCGCCGGTGCCATGGCCATGGGTATCAGCATCGACAGTATCGATCATGACCGACACAATGATTTCCGCGGTCTCCCGAATGCATTCGAGCTCACGATGATGGGCATCGAGAACTGCAAGGCGGCTGGCCTCCCGTTCCAGATTCACACGACCATCATGGACTGGAATCAGAACGAAATTTTCGACATTATGGACTGGGTCAAGGAAATCGGCGCGGTGAACCACCAGATTTTCTTCCTCATCCCCGTGGGTCGCGGCAAGGAAATTGAAGGGCATGCCCTGCGCGTCGCCGAATACGAGGGACTCCTCCGCAAGATTATGGAAAAGAGCCGTACGCTCGGCATCCCGGTGAAGCCTACTTGCGCGCCGCAGTTCCTGCGCATTGCCGACCAACTCGATATCAAGACGCGCTACAGCCGCGGCTGCCTCGCCGGTCTCGACTACTGCATTGTAAGCCCGATAGGGAAGGTTCGCCCTTGCGCTTACATGATGGAAGAGGCGGGTGATGTGCATGATACGCCTTTCGACGAAATCTGGGCGAATGCCGAAGTCTTCAAGAAGCTCCGCACCAAGGCCTACGCCGGTGCCTGTGGCAAGTGCAAGTTTAACGACCGCTGCGGTGGTTGCCGTGCCCGCGCCGCCTACTACCACGATGGCGACTACATGCAAGAAGATTCCTACTGCGCTTACGGGAGAGGCCTGTGAGTTTCACTGCCGACGACGAAAAGTTTATGCGCATGGCCCTCCGCGAAGCGGAGAAAGCTTTTGACGAAAAGGAAATCCCTATCGGTTGCGTTATCGTGAAAGATGGGGTAGTTATCGGAAAAGGCCACAATCAGATTGAAATGCTCAAAGACGCTACCGCCCACGCCGAGATTTTGTCGATCGGGACGGCGGCAAGCAGCCTTGAAAATTGGCGTTTGGATGGCTGTACCTTGTACGTGACTCTTGAACCCTGCCCGATGTGTGCAGGAGCCATCCTCAATAGCCGCGTTTCCCGCGTGGTCTATGGTTCCCCGGACACCCGTTTTGGCGGCTGCGGTACTACCGTTGACGTTATTTCGAACAACGCCCTCAAACGCGAAGTCGAAGTGGTTGGCGGCCTCCTTGCCGACGAATGTTTAGGCATTTTAAAGGCTTTTTTTCAAAAGATGCGCCTAGAAAAAGGCGATAGCGGCAACAAGGGTGAATTTCAGGGTTCTCCCAGCTAAGTTTAGCCGACGATTTACTACATTCTAAATATGAATTTCTTAAAGCTTTTTACGAGCGCTAGCGCTCTTTTTGCCCTTTGTGCCTGTGACGGAAATGAGTTTGCTCTTTCGTTCAACACTCAGAATGCTCCTCAGCAGACATACTACCTCGAATCTTCCTTGAACGCAATCCTTCCGACAACGGATTCCGTGTCCGGAACGCCCGAAGCGATGAATACGCACCTCAATGTTCGTGCGACCAATTCGCTTTTGACCGCGTACGACGATGGTTCTGCAAAGTTCCAGCTCAAGATCGACTCGGTGGACTACAAGTCCGACAAGCGTACGGTCGAAGAATTTAGCAGCATGGAACGCTACATGTCTACCGAACATTTCCAGTTCAAGATGGCAAAAGATGGCGATATCCGCGATGCCGTCATCGAAGATTCCGTGATGCTGGGGACCGAGGCTTTGGACCTTATCCGCATTTTCCTCAAGGTGCAGCCGCTTTTGCCGGGTAAGCCGGTCAAATTGGGTGAAACTTGGGACCGTCAGGTCGAAATTCCGGGTGCTTCTAAAAAGACGGTGGTGTATAAGTCCTTTACGCTTGAAGACCATTACGTTCATGATGGTGTCCAGATGGCCAAGATCGGCATGAACATCAAGTACAAGGAAATTGCCGATTCGACCTCTGACTTGCGCATGGAAAGCAAGGGCTTTATCGTGGGTACAGGAACAATCCTGTTCGATATGACGCATGGTGCAATTTCGAGTGTGAAAATGGAATTGTCTGGCGACCTGAGCGTTAACGACATTGTCGCCGACAACGTGATTCCCGATATGCATGTGATTCAGAAAATCAAGCTGAGGAGTGAATTTTGATTTTAGGCATTAAAAAATGGTCGGGGTTAGCCTTAACGTCGCTTTTGTTTGCCTGTGTCGCGGTAGCAGGGGAGATGCCCTTTCCGCCAATTGAAAATGGCAAGGTAAAACTAGTGGTGGCGGATAGCCCTTACTTGTTGGAACAGGGTGCCGTTTTCTCTGCAAAGGATACCCTGGAAATTGAACCGGGTGTAACGGTCTTGATGGGCGAATATGCAAAGCTCATGTTCCGTGGCTCGGTAAAGATTATCGGTACCGAAGCGGCTCCCGTGGTCTTCAAGAGCGCTGATTCCGTCAAGAGCTGGAACGGTGTCCACTTTGTGTCGGCCAACCGCCCGTTTGAAATCAAGAACTTGGTCATTGAAAATGCGTTCCGCAATACGGTGTTCCGTTCCAAGGGCATTTTCGAAAACGTGAAGTTCGTGAACAACTACTACGGCCTCTGGATTGACGATGTGCCCGAAGTATTCTTGGCCCGTTGCGAGTTCGTGCGCAACCGTTTCGCTCTTTCGATTCGTGCAGGCCAGGTGGTCTCTGCCGATACCAAGATCAGCGACAACGTTTATGGCCTCTATCTTGAACCCGGTGGAAAGTTCGATGGCGACAAGAGCTTGATCAAGGATAACCTTGAAGCCGACGTGCGTAACGAAGCCGAAGAACTTGCCGCACAGGGCAAACGCGTGAACAGGAATATTTGGCATCGTATTGAAACAGCTTTCTAAGAGGTTGACTTAAGTGCAAGAAGCTTTTCGCAGGTCCATACGCAAGATGACGGGCAGTAGCGTCCGTCTATCGGTATGCCCGAACCGCTCGACGATGGTGGCGACACTTTCGCAGTCGATGATGGTGACCTGGTCGATTGTATTGCATGAACACTTGGATGCCATGCTGAATGATC includes the following:
- the tadA gene encoding tRNA adenosine(34) deaminase TadA, with product MSFTADDEKFMRMALREAEKAFDEKEIPIGCVIVKDGVVIGKGHNQIEMLKDATAHAEILSIGTAASSLENWRLDGCTLYVTLEPCPMCAGAILNSRVSRVVYGSPDTRFGGCGTTVDVISNNALKREVEVVGGLLADECLGILKAFFQKMRLEKGDSGNKGEFQGSPS
- the cobA gene encoding uroporphyrinogen-III C-methyltransferase, coding for MANFGHVYLIGAGPGDPGLLTIRGKEILERADVVVYDRLVSPAVLGMCNSKAKMVDVGKMPTHHKVKQSEINKLLVQYAQEYPQGIIARLKGGDPFVFGRGGEEALELVDAGVEFEVVPGITSAISVPAYAGIPVSHRGIATSFHIITGHEKAESNGELSLDFENLAKCQGTLIFLMGIANMDFIAKRLMECGKAPKTPLAFIEKGTTPYQRTVMATLETAGETIVRENVTAPAITIMGGVVELGKTLAWKKNLPLSGKRLVVTRAAKQASGITARLTALGAEVIETPMIETRAVEGSFNWADLANFDVLAFTSTNGVESFFTQLLASGNDIRVLAGKKIASVGKITEKKLLEYGIRCDYVPEDHTGEGLGKLLVSHVIASEQGERGNLIDESRILLLQGNLADDTLLKLLPQATRWVVYETLPVAELPEWKREAVESADAIVFASTSAVENYVKMTDARPRTSFCIGRMTESAARKHGFGTVTSDETTMDSLVKKIAEYYAGGRA
- a CDS encoding NAD(P)-dependent oxidoreductase, encoding MKAILIIAHHCILPGAYKGFEEIMDKLHHDLPGTRVASTSLLDLENDLRTLLREDVESVTLLPYLLLNGQHTKNDVPKVVAHLQAEFPQIPITLLPCLGDWKEFADMVVDGIRSAQKKTEPVIASEAIYKTRDFSPLVALDSQEQQSTPSQNRSLFSIELNLEGKNVLVVGGGRIALRKVKTLLPTGARITVVAPQFDPEFAAIPSLVLKNRPYEPLDLRGIFMVFICTDQPAVNAQVSNDARARRILVNNACDYLDGDFIVPARMDFGENIAVTVSTQGRAPSLAKKLKQKIQTDWAEELSQIERNFDK
- the nirJ2 gene encoding putative heme d1 biosynthesis radical SAM protein NirJ2; protein product: MIVSWMTTNKCNLTCKHCYQDAGENKAAELTTAEAMKLIDEIAKAGFKIMIFSGGEPMTRPDIVDLVAHASSKGLRPVFGTNGTLITHDLAFKLKAAGAMAMGISIDSIDHDRHNDFRGLPNAFELTMMGIENCKAAGLPFQIHTTIMDWNQNEIFDIMDWVKEIGAVNHQIFFLIPVGRGKEIEGHALRVAEYEGLLRKIMEKSRTLGIPVKPTCAPQFLRIADQLDIKTRYSRGCLAGLDYCIVSPIGKVRPCAYMMEEAGDVHDTPFDEIWANAEVFKKLRTKAYAGACGKCKFNDRCGGCRARAAYYHDGDYMQEDSYCAYGRGL
- the hemL gene encoding glutamate-1-semialdehyde 2,1-aminomutase — its product is MNHSLSEKLFAEAKTLMPGGVNSPVRAYSNVGATPPFIKRAKGSHIYDVDGNDYIDYVGSWGPMLLGHAHDAVIKAVADTAQNGLSFGAPCGLESELAKLVMELVPSVEMIRMVNSGTEATMSAIRAARGFTGRDKIVKFEGCYHGHSDSLLIKAGSGMLTTGKPSSKGVPADLAKYTLTLQYNDVAGVHELFDKIGDEIAGVIVEPVAGNMGVVPAKPEFLKALSEETKKHGALLIVDEVMTGFRVGIHCAQGLYGIKPDLTTFGKIIGGGMPVGAYGGRLDVMQQIAPLGGIYQAGTLSGNPVAMAAGLATMRELNSHPEYYVRAENSTKKLITGLQEAAKSAGIPLATNQVGSMGCIFFTEGPVTCFADVQKSDLELFRRYFLGMLDEGIYLAPSQFEAIFVSAAHTESDIDRTIDAARKVFKSL
- the hemB gene encoding porphobilinogen synthase, whose amino-acid sequence is MIIRPRRLRKNATIRNMVAETAVNPDSLVYPMFVVEGENVKEEIPSMPNQYRFSIDEILKELESCVALGVKSILLFGIPSYKDEMASSAYDDDGIVQRAVRSIKAKFPELYVITDVCLCEYMSHGHCGIVKEDGDVDNDPTLELLAKTALSHAEAGADMVAPSDMMDGRVAAIREKLDANGFTNLPIMAYSAKFASAYYGPFRDAADSAPHFGDRKSYQMDVRNGREALHEVELDLEEGADIVMVKPGLAFLDVLRETAELSNVPVAVYNVSGEYSMVKAAAQNGWINEDAIIRENLIAFKRAGADIIITYHAKEALEKGLLK